A window of Cryptomeria japonica chromosome 3, Sugi_1.0, whole genome shotgun sequence contains these coding sequences:
- the LOC131074422 gene encoding uncharacterized protein LOC131074422, whose translation MDFLQELPQQIFRDILLRVPYKSQAKIKELLEPAKEMIECSQFYQDRIKFGLTKKYICLLDHVAISIYDPVDQLSIMRTSIPDDFQVILVPRDSQIFCFKHKLVLWGVSKWCNISVILIYDLLSNTWKEGAQIPIAILGNGCCASPEGSIYIAGGYSTSFPCRISRKAAVYKVDEDEWELHSDMHQEVRSCFY comes from the coding sequence ATGGATTTTCTGCAGGAGCTCCCTCAACAAATATTTCGAGACATCTTATTAAGAGTGCCATACAAATCGCAAGCAAAGATTAAGGAGTTGCTGGAACCTGCTAAAGAAATGATTGAATGCTCCCAGTTTTATCAAGATAGAATTAAGTTTGGGCTGACTAAGAAATATATATGCTTGCTCGATCATGTTGCGATATCTATATACGATCCAGTTGATCAATTAAGTATCATGCGCACTAGCATTCCCGATGATTTTCAAGTTATTCTAGTCCCACGTGATTCTCAGATTTTCTGTTTCAAGCATAAGCTTGTTTTGTGGGGCGTATCTAAGTGGTGCAATATTTCAGTAATTTTGATATACGATTTATTATCTAATACATGGAAGGAAGGTGCTCAAATTCCAATTGCAATATTAGGGAATGGATGTTGTGCCTCACCTGAAGGATCGATCTACATTGCCGGAGGGTATTCTACTTCTTTTCCTTGTCGTATCTCACGTAAAGCAGCAGTATATAAAGTAGATGAAGACGAGTGGGAGCTTCATTCTGACATGCACCAAGAAGTTCGCAGCTGCTTTTATTGA